Proteins co-encoded in one Quercus robur chromosome 8, dhQueRobu3.1, whole genome shotgun sequence genomic window:
- the LOC126695691 gene encoding uncharacterized protein LOC126695691 isoform X1 yields the protein MNRKNLMEDKQLDFNRPLLSVRRVSSTAVSSQVDNKKKTDKSVPSTPPLPFYRSELKSGPVSNPGTVPFVWEQAPGRPKDESKAKTRALQQPHTPKLPPGRFPNVKQKTFDKFSESTAVTESKTENVVPRSQNVLSLDETVTKHESTEEKVELEEFSSSEDGDEKYLDALDTISRTESFCMNCSISGLSGLDVPDVKPSGSFSTDPQARDFMMGRFLPAAKAMASETPPHVSWKQPVQREQLRQGEKVVSGDKRSPCNHYGQNFVPQYAHNNDGEESENEADDYDGSEISSAKVCGLLPRFCLKNSFCLLNPVPGMRMQSSGKVSSVRRVRAKSSYSVSRSEPEKERAGAAVHEQRSLNGHQKAEPHVDRNEQKSESNQITYKSDCEKPNQSPLHRRLQGNGKSPCQNKNSQSLHEERGFLGMPEKVKNSKVNGSNPNRKGPYQFRELLAIESNDWESGSESPVVEKTLYIDSVHTVDSRKSNASSSDRKSLTDYREDNLGILAKSSEMEKTPAVDSPLEDFEHLSVVDEAKVQTKSSSIEACFLSFLDRSKDDIQVQLINFSKQDQDLIRDSLSLTSSKAADTKKINQESQQSLKSGSREGGITLTSLKVADNDNIGLESQGPKKRGTRQSSHGLQIQDSVTLASSKVSDNEKINLESQLAIKGYGNYPQLHIGPPLPKSPSESWLKRTLPTISSRNLSSRSSLAMRIHTSNQGSKTTSLDSKWETIVKTSNVHLGHLRFSEELTPIPEA from the exons ATGAATCGAAAGAATCTGATGGAAGACAAGCAATTAGACTTTAATCGGCCTCTTTTATCAGTGAGGCGAGTTTCATCAACAGCAGTCTCTTCACAAGTtgacaacaaaaagaaaactgaTAAGTCAGTACCCAGCACACCTCCACTTCCATTTTACAGATCAGAGCTGAAATCAGGTCCAGTGAGCAACCCCGGAACTGTTCCTTTCGTGTGGGAGCAAGCCCCAGGAAGACCTAAGGatgaaagcaaagcaaaaactCGGGCTCTTCAACAGCCTCACACCCCAAAACTTCCACCTGGGAGGTTTCCAAATGTTAAACAAAAAACTTTCGATAAATTTTCTGAAAGTACGGCAGTTACTGAGTCCAAAACAGAAAATGTCGTTCCCAGGTCTCAAAATGTTTTGTCTTTGGATGAAACTGTGACTAAACACGAGAGCACAGAAGAGAAGGTGGAGCTAGAGGAGTTTTCTAGTTCAGAGGATGGTGATGAGAAATATTTAGATGCACTTGATACAATTTCCAGGACTGAATCATTTTGTATGAACTGCAGCATAAGTGGTTTGAGCGGCTTGGATGTTCCGGATGTTAAACCATCTGGATCCTTCTCAACGGATCCACAAGCTCGGGATTTCATGATGGGTCGTTTCTTGCCTGCAGCAAAGGCAATGGCTTCTGAAACACCTCCACATGTTAGTTGGAAGCAACCTGTTCAACGGGAGCAACTAAGACAAGGAGAGAAGGTAGTAAGTGGGGATAAGCGTAGTCCGTGTAATCATTATGGACAGAATTTCGTTCCCCAATATGCTCATAATAATGATGGGGAAGAAAGTGAAAATGAAGCAGATGATTATGATGGATCTGAAATTTCATCAGCTAAAGTTTGTGGGTTACTTCCTAgattttgcttaaaaaattctttttgccTTTTGAATCCTGTACCTGGGATGAGGATGCAGTCAAGCGGAAAGGTCTCTTCAGTCCGCAGAGTGAGGGCTAAATCTTCATATTCAGTTTCTCGCAGTGAACCTGAAAAAGAG CGTGCTGGGGCTGCTGTACATGAGCAAAGATCATTAAATGGACACCAAAAAGCTGAGCCGCATGTAGATAGGAATGAACAAAAGAGTGAATCTAACCAAATCACTTACAAAAGTGATTGTGAGAAACCAAATCAATCACCTTTGCACAGGCGTTTGCAGGGCAATGGCAAATCACCCTGCCAGAATAAAAATTCCCAATCTCTCCATGAAGAGAGAGGTTTTCTTGGTATGCCCGAAAAAGTTAAGAATTCCAAGGTGAATGGCTCCAATCCAAATAGGAAAGGCCCCTACCAATTCCGAGAATTATTGGCCATTGAGAGCAATGATTGGGAATCAGGCTCAGAGAGTCCTGTGGTTGAGAAAACTCTCTACATTGATTCAGTACATACAGTAGACTCTCGAAAATCAAATGCAAGTTCTTCAGATAGGAAAAGCTTAACTGATTACAGAGAGGATAATCTCGGGATTCTTGCAAAAAGCAGTGAAATGGAAAAAACTCCTGCAGTAGATTCTCCACTTGAAGATTTCGAGCACTTGAGTGTTGTGGATGAGGCAAAAGTGCAAACTAAAAGTTCATCCATCGAAGCctgtttcctctcttttttagaCAGATCCAAAGATGATATACAAGTGcaattgataaatttttccAAACAGGACCAGGACCTTATTCGTGATTCACTATCATTGACAAGCTCAAAAGCAGCTGATACTAAGAAAATTAATCAAGAGAGCCAACAGTCCTTGAAATCAGGTAGTAGAGAAGGAGGTATTACATTGACAAGCTTAAAAGTGGCTGATAATGATAACATTGGTTTAGAAAGCCAAGGGCCTAAGAAAAGGGGTACTCGACAAAGTTCTCATGGCCTCCAAATTCAGGATTCTGTCACATTGGCAAGCTCAAAGGTGAGTGACAATGAGAAGATTAATTTAGAAAGCCAGCTGGCTATAAAAGGTTATGGCAACTATCCTCAGCTTCATATTGGCCCACCCTTACCAAAATCTCCGTCTGAGTCTTGGCTAAAGCGTACTCTGCCGACCATTTCCTCCAGGAATTTATCTTCAAGGTCTTCTCTTGCTATGCGCATCCATACTAGCAACCAAGGTTCGAAGACAACCTCTCTTGATTCGAAGTGGGAAACAATTGTTAAAACTTCCAATGTCCATCTTGGGCATTTGCGATTTTCTGAG GAACTAACACCTATTCCGGAAGCTTAA
- the LOC126695691 gene encoding uncharacterized protein LOC126695691 isoform X2: MNRKNLMEDKQLDFNRPLLSVRRVSSTAVSSQVDNKKKTDKSVPSTPPLPFYRSELKSGPVSNPGTVPFVWEQAPGRPKDESKAKTRALQQPHTPKLPPGRFPNVKQKTFDKFSESTAVTESKTENVVPRSQNVLSLDETVTKHESTEEKVELEEFSSSEDGDEKYLDALDTISRTESFCMNCSISGLSGLDVPDVKPSGSFSTDPQARDFMMGRFLPAAKAMASETPPHVSWKQPVQREQLRQGEKVVSGDKRSPCNHYGQNFVPQYAHNNDGEESENEADDYDGSEISSAKVCGLLPRFCLKNSFCLLNPVPGMRMQSSGKVSSVRRVRAKSSYSVSRSEPEKERAGAAVHEQRSLNGHQKAEPHVDRNEQKSESNQITYKSDCEKPNQSPLHRRLQGNGKSPCQNKNSQSLHEERGFLGMPEKVKNSKVNGSNPNRKGPYQFRELLAIESNDWESGSESPVVEKTLYIDSVHTVDSRKSNASSSDRKSLTDYREDNLGILAKSSEMEKTPAVDSPLEDFEHLSVVDEAKVQTKSSSIEACFLSFLDRSKDDIQVQLINFSKQDQDLIRDSLSLTSSKAADTKKINQESQQSLKSGSREGGITLTSLKVADNDNIGLESQGPKKRGTRQSSHGLQIQDSVTLASSKVSDNEKINLESQLAIKGYGNYPQLHIGPPLPKSPSESWLKRTLPTISSRNLSSRSSLAMRIHTSNQGSKTTSLDSKWETIVKTSNVHLGHLRFSEELTPIPEV; this comes from the exons ATGAATCGAAAGAATCTGATGGAAGACAAGCAATTAGACTTTAATCGGCCTCTTTTATCAGTGAGGCGAGTTTCATCAACAGCAGTCTCTTCACAAGTtgacaacaaaaagaaaactgaTAAGTCAGTACCCAGCACACCTCCACTTCCATTTTACAGATCAGAGCTGAAATCAGGTCCAGTGAGCAACCCCGGAACTGTTCCTTTCGTGTGGGAGCAAGCCCCAGGAAGACCTAAGGatgaaagcaaagcaaaaactCGGGCTCTTCAACAGCCTCACACCCCAAAACTTCCACCTGGGAGGTTTCCAAATGTTAAACAAAAAACTTTCGATAAATTTTCTGAAAGTACGGCAGTTACTGAGTCCAAAACAGAAAATGTCGTTCCCAGGTCTCAAAATGTTTTGTCTTTGGATGAAACTGTGACTAAACACGAGAGCACAGAAGAGAAGGTGGAGCTAGAGGAGTTTTCTAGTTCAGAGGATGGTGATGAGAAATATTTAGATGCACTTGATACAATTTCCAGGACTGAATCATTTTGTATGAACTGCAGCATAAGTGGTTTGAGCGGCTTGGATGTTCCGGATGTTAAACCATCTGGATCCTTCTCAACGGATCCACAAGCTCGGGATTTCATGATGGGTCGTTTCTTGCCTGCAGCAAAGGCAATGGCTTCTGAAACACCTCCACATGTTAGTTGGAAGCAACCTGTTCAACGGGAGCAACTAAGACAAGGAGAGAAGGTAGTAAGTGGGGATAAGCGTAGTCCGTGTAATCATTATGGACAGAATTTCGTTCCCCAATATGCTCATAATAATGATGGGGAAGAAAGTGAAAATGAAGCAGATGATTATGATGGATCTGAAATTTCATCAGCTAAAGTTTGTGGGTTACTTCCTAgattttgcttaaaaaattctttttgccTTTTGAATCCTGTACCTGGGATGAGGATGCAGTCAAGCGGAAAGGTCTCTTCAGTCCGCAGAGTGAGGGCTAAATCTTCATATTCAGTTTCTCGCAGTGAACCTGAAAAAGAG CGTGCTGGGGCTGCTGTACATGAGCAAAGATCATTAAATGGACACCAAAAAGCTGAGCCGCATGTAGATAGGAATGAACAAAAGAGTGAATCTAACCAAATCACTTACAAAAGTGATTGTGAGAAACCAAATCAATCACCTTTGCACAGGCGTTTGCAGGGCAATGGCAAATCACCCTGCCAGAATAAAAATTCCCAATCTCTCCATGAAGAGAGAGGTTTTCTTGGTATGCCCGAAAAAGTTAAGAATTCCAAGGTGAATGGCTCCAATCCAAATAGGAAAGGCCCCTACCAATTCCGAGAATTATTGGCCATTGAGAGCAATGATTGGGAATCAGGCTCAGAGAGTCCTGTGGTTGAGAAAACTCTCTACATTGATTCAGTACATACAGTAGACTCTCGAAAATCAAATGCAAGTTCTTCAGATAGGAAAAGCTTAACTGATTACAGAGAGGATAATCTCGGGATTCTTGCAAAAAGCAGTGAAATGGAAAAAACTCCTGCAGTAGATTCTCCACTTGAAGATTTCGAGCACTTGAGTGTTGTGGATGAGGCAAAAGTGCAAACTAAAAGTTCATCCATCGAAGCctgtttcctctcttttttagaCAGATCCAAAGATGATATACAAGTGcaattgataaatttttccAAACAGGACCAGGACCTTATTCGTGATTCACTATCATTGACAAGCTCAAAAGCAGCTGATACTAAGAAAATTAATCAAGAGAGCCAACAGTCCTTGAAATCAGGTAGTAGAGAAGGAGGTATTACATTGACAAGCTTAAAAGTGGCTGATAATGATAACATTGGTTTAGAAAGCCAAGGGCCTAAGAAAAGGGGTACTCGACAAAGTTCTCATGGCCTCCAAATTCAGGATTCTGTCACATTGGCAAGCTCAAAGGTGAGTGACAATGAGAAGATTAATTTAGAAAGCCAGCTGGCTATAAAAGGTTATGGCAACTATCCTCAGCTTCATATTGGCCCACCCTTACCAAAATCTCCGTCTGAGTCTTGGCTAAAGCGTACTCTGCCGACCATTTCCTCCAGGAATTTATCTTCAAGGTCTTCTCTTGCTATGCGCATCCATACTAGCAACCAAGGTTCGAAGACAACCTCTCTTGATTCGAAGTGGGAAACAATTGTTAAAACTTCCAATGTCCATCTTGGGCATTTGCGATTTTCTGAG